ACAGGAGTTCCGTCTTCCTCAATATAGCTACCAGTCCCATCTTTGATCCGGATCTTGCCTTCGACAAATCTGGCCTTGTTGAAATCCTCAACTAGTGATAGGTTTCAGAAGTCGTGCTGAATACAGAGCGTGTATTGCTCAGTCGCCGACACATCCCTCTTTTCGGATGATGGGATTCCGCAGTAGATTTTTTCAGCCAGGCTTGGTAACGGCCTCATATGGAGGTACCAGTAAACCGACTTGGAGTACTCGGTATCCTCGGAGTTATCGGCGTATGGGCCAATGAACCTGCGCTCTATGCGCTGTTCGCGCTGTTCGCACTGTTCGCCAGTAACCAGACAATCACACTCCCACCCGGAGGCGAACGTTCCTCCGAAGAGATCTAATTTTCGCTCATCAAATATGAAACAGAGGTTTCCTGTACTGACTCGGAAGTGACCAGCGAATCTCGGTCTCGCGTTGCTCACTACTGGCTGTGCAGTGACCGGCGAAATAGAACCACTCTCAAGAGATTTTCATAATTGTCGTGCAAGACTTACGCTCTGTATTCAGCACGACTTCTGAAACCTATCACTAGTTGAGGATTTCAACAAGCCGGTTCAGTCATTATTCGACGGAGATCTGAATGCGCCTCCGCCCCTCGGCGGGCGCAAAAAACTTAACCAATAGAGTGGACGGGATCGATCACTCTGTTGGTTAACTGAGTGAGGACGAGGATTCGATCTCGAGCACGTCGATGAGCTCTTCTGCTGTGGAACTGATCCGTCCGAGGCGCTCGCGAACGACCTCGGGATCGTCCGACTCCCACACAGCGAGGTAGAACGCCGACCCGCTGGTGTCCAACCCACAGTAGCGCCCGACGACGTTCGCGACGGCTTCGGCCTCACCGAGTGCCCAGTAGTTGTCCCTTGTGTCGGACGAGCCCTCGGTCTTCGGGGCGTGAAAGGACGACGCTGATGCTCCCCGCTTTGACGTCAGTTGCGTCGCGAATCTCGCTCTGCGTGAACGCCTGGTCGGGATGCGCAGCGAGGAATCGCATCACGCGGTCTGCGTTCGTCTCTCCGGAGTGCTGGAGGCGGCCCTCGGGGGAGGATTCGAAGGTCTCGATGTCGATGGGCATATGTATTTCTTTCTCGGCGAGTGTATTAGATGTATTGACGTATTTCAACGTGATGGTGCCTGCGGCCATCGGGTGAGAAGCCAACTACTGCTTGACAAGATGCTCTTTAAGGTCGCGCGTCCAGTACGTCGCGAGCCCGTCCGGACTACAGCGAGTGCAGAGCTGCAACGCGCCTTCCAGATACCCCAGTTCGACCCCGTTACTGAGGATTCCCCCTCATCCTGCTTATTGCCACTCACTGGAAACCTACCCCAAGACCCGCGAACACACCACGTAAAACACGACTATGCCCTCTACACACCGCAGCGACGGCGGCCACACAGTCTACCACCAACTCCTTAGCACCATCATCGACAGCAGTTTCTGGTACTATCCGCATCCCCAGAATTTAGACGACCGAATCACGACTGCCATCACAACCGGTGACCCCGCGATCCGCCTCATGCATCCTACCACCTCTGCAACCCTTGAAGTAGAATACACCCCCACCACCGACACCTTCGCGACACTCGCGCTGAACGCCGCCCTTGACCCGACACTCGAATCCAAGGACGCCTACTTCGCCGGGTCTCTCGCCCTCACGCACAAACTTATCGGCGCCTCCCACCAAACACCCCACCTCACACCCCACGCCGATCCCATCTACGTACTCACCGCCCCCCTCTCCCCACAAACAACCACCGACGAACTCACCCGGATCCTCTCCGCAATCACAACCACCAGCCATGCGATCGACGCCCTCCACACCAACATCTGCAGCCCCCTCAAACAGTACGTCCACCCTGTCTGCACATCCATCCCACCCAAACCACGCGACACCTAACCACTGGTATCCGCAAAGACCCGGCGGGAATCAGTCACACACCGTTTTCTCCCGAACCTCCGGGTGTTGCCAGTGACTGGCAACTCTACACTGGATTCACTCATTACCCTGTGCAATCAACAGTTGCAGTCATGACCCAGCAAAACTGGAATTGGGAAGACATCGAAACGATCGGTCGGGGACTCCCCGACTACAACGAACAACTCGTCCAGGATCCCGCGATGCTCGACGACCCCATGATCGAGGACGCGGGCTACGACGACGACTCCCTCCTGGACGACTACTAACCCCTCGCTTTTTCACACCCCAAAGGGCCACTTTCTGATGGGCGCGGTGTTCTTTATGGACTCTTAGCCGTACAGAACGTCAACTAACGGCCAACTATACGCCTCGCCACAACAAAAACCGTCGTGGGGAGAAATGAGTTCGTGTCCCCTACATCTTTGTAGGATAGCCTGAAAGGCCTCAATCATGCCGTCACGGTATTACGGGGGAGAAACGACCAAAGAACTCCCCGTTAGTCAAGACGATGCCCGTGACAGACTCACTCGCGAAATCACGCTCACTGACATCACGACTGACGACGATTCTACGACCGGGACGTACACCGTTGGTCCGCTCACATTCTTCTACGACTGGACGCTTGAACCAGCTTCCGACGGAACCCTGGTTCGTGAACGCTGGCAGTTCAACACTTGGACGCTCCTTGGATTCTGCAGCCTCTTCCTCCTCCCACTCATACTCGGCCTGCTCTTTCTGACCCTGACAACAGTCGGAATATACACTCCTTCCTCAGCCCTCTCCCCTGGGAGGATTCAGGGCACTTCCCCGACGGGCCTTCCCATCATCGCGTATTATGCGGGTGGCGCGGTCTGTTTCGCACTCATCACCGTCGTCTTCCTCTTTTTCTACCGGGTTAGCAACGCGCCCTCCCCCATCACCAACCTAAAACACGAAGACGCAGACACACCGCGAACCACCGCCTCCACCGCCACCGGCATCAGCATCCTTCTCGCAGCCATCTACGCCCCACTCACAACCCCCTTCATCATCCTCGCCACACTCGAGGGCCCAAGCATCATATTCGAGTACGGGACACTCCTCGGCACACTCTACATTCTCTCCAGTCTTGCTGCCCTCGCCCTCCTCCTCTTCCTCGCCAGAACAAACGCGCTCCACCGTCTGGAATTCACGCACAATCACCTCGACCTCTTCTTCGACACCGACGCTGAACGCGACGATCTCGTCACTCCCTACCGATCCGTCGACGCCACCTACACAGTTACCGACACCAACGACCTTCTCACCCGCGTCGCTGACGCAGCAGACTCACTCGACCTCAACATCGAACCCTCCCCAACCATCGACGAAGACAACCGCATACTCGGTGAAGGCGTACTCTCCCGATTCGGACTTCGCGCACGCTACGAATGGCGCGCCGAACCAATCGGCTGGTCGGCTGGCGACGTCCGCCAATTCACCGTCAGCGAAACCGTCTATATCGCCCGCGACTACCGCTATTTCTTCTGGCTATTCGGGATGCTCGGCGCTTACACACTCCTTCTCTACACGGGTAGCATCCCCGGTCTCAGCTCGTTCGCCGTGCTCTTCGCGCCCAGTCTGTTACTCCCTCTCCTCGCACTCGCACTCTTCGCTCCACTCCCCGCACTCATCTTCCCCCGCGGACTTGACGAGACAGACACCCATCTCACCATCGCCGAATCGCGCTTTCTCCCCGCCCCACTCCTCACCATCCTCTACGGACTGTTAACCCTCGGGCTCGCCGCCGTCTACCTCAACACCCACTACGTCGTAAACGCGCTCGCAATCCTGCTTGTCGTAGCGAGCCTCATCGCAGCCACCTACTACGAGACACTGACATCCTGGTTCGTCAGTGGGATTCCGAGCCTCCAACTCCCCGCAACAATTGAAATCCACGCAACAATCGGTATCGTATCGGCGATGCCCGCCATGTTCCTCCTCGCTGGATTCTTCAATTCTGACCCTGCTGCATACCGTCTTGCCGGCGTGCTCTCCCTCGCAGTCACGTGCGTTGCAGCGTACACGTGTCGGCGTGAGCGGCACCTCGCCATGTCCCGCTTCCGGGACACACTCACAGACCCCCCAACATCCCCTGTCTTCCGCGCAGGCGTCTACCTCTTAAGCATCACCGTCGCGGCACTGGGAATCGGCTTACCATTGCTCGCGGCACGCTACGTCTCACAACGACCGGGCGTCAACCTCCCCACCACGCTTCTCGTCGCATCCGGCGCCCTCTACCTCCTCGCCGGCCTTCTCTACCAAGTCACCTCCGGGATCTGGGGGATCACAACGCTCTTCACCGTCAGCCGCCCCACCACACCCGACGCAATCGATCTTCCCGCTGATGTCGCGGACGCACAACTCCGGCTGTATCCCGGCAATGTGAACGCGTTCTTCGCAACATCCACGGGCCGCACCGGCTATATCTTCATCCCAGAAATCGCAGTCGAAGAACTCCCTGCCGACCAACTGGCCGCGCTCATTGCCCACGAAGACGCACACGCGTCCAAGTATACGGACGGCTGGCTCAGCTTCTACGCCCCCCTCCTCGCCAGTCTCTGCCTCGTCGGCCGGAACGTCCTCTTCACAGCTCTGAACTACTCCGGCCGAGAACTGCGTGCCGACCGCTACGCAGCTACCAAAACAAGCCCCGACACATTCACCACCGCCTTTCAGAAAATCCGCCAGCTCCGGCTGAATGACCGCCTTTCTGATGACGCCCGTGCGGAGCGCGAACGAAATACTCGCCGTGCAGCGGCCGCACTCACTCCACTTCTCCCAGACACAACTTCCCCACCCTCCGTTGGTTCGTGGTTCGAACTCCTCTACGGCGACTACCACATGGGAAAAGCACATCCAGCACCCGACGAACGCCTCACCCGCCTCCAAGAAGACGATACCAGTGGGGATGATGACCTGAGTCGTTAGCTGTCCAACCGCGGCACTGGGTACGCGTCGTCGAACTCTTCGCCGTTTGAACTCATGATGTGTTCGAGTTGGCTTCGACGAATCAAGTAACACGACTTCGTCGCTGTCGGTGTGTCCTCAAGGAACTCTTCTGCAGTGACGAAATGCTTGACTTCTCCCGGTTCAACACGTGCGCGCTCGGGAACGTGATCGGAGACTGCGGCGTTTCCACCAGCAGACTCCGCAAAGAACATGGAGGGGATTGTCATCCGATAGCCGTCTTCTGGCCCCCGTGAGACGATCTCCCGTTGCGTTTTGAACCGGTCATCTTGCGCCACACCGTCTTGAACGACTGGTGGGTCATTCGTCAACTCGGAATCAGAGAGAATCAACCACCCCTTCTCACCATCAAAACTCCAGTGCCCCGTCACCTTCTCATCCGACGTCTCCAGATCGGCCGGCGGCTGGTCAAGAATCCCCAGCTCGAACACTCGTTGCGGGATCACGATCCGACCGACATTATCCCGCGTCACCGTATTCTTCCCGAGGTACTTCCACGTCCGCGTCGTGCCCCAACTCATCCCTTGAGTTACTCCCACCAACCCCCATCAATATTGGGGGGCTTGCCACACCCGGGTATCGATTCCACCTGATGGCAACTCCACGGCGGATGCTTTTCACTCCCCCCGATAGGTCAAAACGCGATGTGCGACCCACTCACTCCCCACGACCGTGCCACCCCCCTCACGAACAGCACACCCAGCCCGACCCCGAACACCCCCGAGTAAACCACGCTCCCAACACAATGCCCGACACCCTCACCCTCACGATCGCTGCCGCGCTCATCAACCTCCTCGCCGGCGCCGCACTCGTCTGGATCGCCTACAGCGGCCTGGAACGCTCGCCCACGCGCGCCATCATCACCACCAGCGTCTTCGCAGCTGCTATCATCACCGGCAACTGGTTCACCGGCAACGCCATCACCTTCCAGACCTGGACGCAATTCGAAGTCACCACCATCGCCGCGATTATCGGCGCCGCAACCGGGATCAGCGCGGCCCTCCTCACGTGGGAACCCGCACCCGCTCCGAGCACTCCGCCGGTTGAAGCCGAACAGGCCGCACTGGACGACATGATGCAGAACCGGCACAAAATCCAGGATGCCGGAGGTGACGACTAATGCCACAGCGTCGCGCCTGGGTCGGCACGCTGATCCGGCGTCTCAAACGCTCCGGGAACCCCGAAGCAAAACTCGACGAAATGGTAGAACCCAACGCTGACGTCCTCGGCCTCGGCGTCTCCACAACCGAGCTCACCAACGCGGTCACCGCAATGCGGGACGACCTCCGGTCGCTCAGCCGGGACATCCGCAAGCACCTCGAGCGCTACCAAGAGTACTTGCAGGCCGCCGAACAGACCGACGGCATCGACGCAACGGACTACAAAATGGACGCCCAGGCCGAACTGGAGGACGCCCAAGAAAAACGCACTGAGTACGACGCCCTCGCCAAGAAATACCAGGTGCTTCGGCGCGCCCTGAAGAAATGGGAGCGCGTTCAGCGCCGGAAACAGCGCCAGCGCGAATACGAAGTCGACCTCACCCAGATCGACATCGATGCAGCCCGCCGTAAAATCGAGGAACTCGAAGAGGAAGGCCAGATAGAGCAGCAAAACGCCGACCGGCTCCGCCGCCAGCTCGACATGCTCGGCACCACCGCCGAACCCGATCTCGGCGACGTGAACAAAGACCTCGCAGAACTCGAGAAAGACCGCCTCTCCAGCAAACGCGACGACGACTGGGATCTCGACACCGTCAGTGACACCGACGACACCACTGACATCGAAGATACGTCCGACCCGCTGACCATGGAAGACCTCCAAGACCTCTAACGACCCCCACTTCCCTACCACTCCCTCCTCGAGTACAGCACGCTCACCACTTTCTTTCCGTAGCAAATCATGTCCACTGACACCCAGAACACCAACACGAACCCCGCGGACGATGACGGGTCGCTCGCAGACACCGCGACCACAATCGAAACCCAGATCGACCAAATTGAGGATGTCGAACAGAGCTCGGATCTCGAGGCAACGATCCAGTTCTACGAATCCCTGAAACAAAACCTCATCACGATCAAAGACACGGAGGTCGCCACCCCGCACACGGACTCCCGACTCGAATACGTCCGCGACCGCCTAGACGACCTCTACGACGTTCGTGAAACCGCGCTCAACACCGATACCGACACGGAGGACGACTCCGAGCCATCCAACTCGGACGAGAGCTCCGAGAATGACCCGAGCCCCCAAACCAACTCAAACACCACGGACGACTCCGCGGACAGTGACACGTCCGGGACGTTCGCGCCGGAAACACCCGAGATAGATTTCTCCGATTACATCGGCCGCGACGACCTCAAAGAGGATCTTCAGGCACGTGTCCTTGGTCCCTACCGAGACGCCGACCGCATCGAAGAACTTGGCCTTGAGACAACGTCCGGCGTGTTGCTTTACGGCCCGCCGGGAACCGGAAAGAGCTACGTCGCCCGCGCCCTCGGCGGCGAGGGAGATCTCTCTTACATCGAAGTCAAGATTCCCGACATCAAGGATCGGTACGTCGGCGGCTCAGAAGAAAACATCCAGGAACTCTTCGCTACCGCACGGGAACACGCTCCCTGTATTATCTGCATGGATGAAGTCGACGCTCTCGCTACCAGCCGCGGCGCCGACAACAACTCCACCGGCAAAGACGACATGATCAACACATTCCTTGATGAATTTGAGAAATCCCCCCGCGGCGTCCTCGTGATCGGCACTACCAATCGCCGTGACCGCGTTGATGAAGCGTTCGAGCGCGGTGACCGCTTCGAAACCTCGTTCGAAGTCGGGCTCCCCGAACGCGACGATCGAATCAAACTCCTCAAACACTTCCTCACAACGCCAGTCGATCGTCCACGGAATCCTGGTCTCCGGATCGACATCCTCGCGAACAAAACAGACGGATACAGTACGAGCAATATCGAACAGCTCGTTAATGAAGCCGCCTGGGATGTCTATCTCAACGACCAGGATCGGCTCTCGATGGAGAACTTTGAGGCTGCGTTTGACGCTATCAGTCCCGTTGAGTATTCGAGACCGGGCCGAGACTGATCGACCTTGGGTCTAAGGTATGTTTTGTCCCAACTACTTAGATCAATACGTAATATCCCCGATTAAATGACTGGGGGGTTATAGGTTCGGCCGGTAGTCTAACCAGATGGACGCTCTCCCGAAATCGCGGTCACTCCGGTTAGTTGAGCAAGTGATACACTTAGCTCGGCGAGTCGACGTTTGGGGAACTCCGAGAGGAGGCGTCGACGTATGGCCTCGAAGACGAAATCGACGCCTTGCTGCGCTACCTCGAGACGCACGGCGAAGTCGACGACGAGCGACTTCGTACCGGTTCCCGGACGCAGACTGTACCTCGTAGCGGCCCCCTTTCGAGAGGAGCGAGACGTCCCTCGCTTCGGCCACAGCATGCTTCGTGCGGGGCTCAAGATCGTCCTCCGACTGTGCGTTCTCGTCGACGACCAGCCAGTCGCGAACGTCGCCCGTTCGGCCACTATCCGGCGCGACAGCTTGGACCTCGACTTCGCGTTTCGCCCGCTCGGTATCGTCGTCGACGCCGGCGACGAGGTCGTCGATCCACTGTTCGATAGTGCTGTGCATCTCGTCGGATCGCGTGTCGGTCGCCTCGAAGGAGACCGACGAATCACTGGTCGTAGCCATTGTGTTCACTGAATCAAGGTTACGGCGACTGCGTCTGTGCAGACCGCGCCGCGCCCCTCAGGGGCGTTCAAAAAAAACATCGCAGAGTTCGAGCGAACGGCAACCGTTGCCGGTCGAGAACTGTCGCTACCGGAACCGTTGGAGACCCAGGTATC
This is a stretch of genomic DNA from Salarchaeum sp. JOR-1. It encodes these proteins:
- a CDS encoding M48 family metalloprotease, giving the protein MPSRYYGGETTKELPVSQDDARDRLTREITLTDITTDDDSTTGTYTVGPLTFFYDWTLEPASDGTLVRERWQFNTWTLLGFCSLFLLPLILGLLFLTLTTVGIYTPSSALSPGRIQGTSPTGLPIIAYYAGGAVCFALITVVFLFFYRVSNAPSPITNLKHEDADTPRTTASTATGISILLAAIYAPLTTPFIILATLEGPSIIFEYGTLLGTLYILSSLAALALLLFLARTNALHRLEFTHNHLDLFFDTDAERDDLVTPYRSVDATYTVTDTNDLLTRVADAADSLDLNIEPSPTIDEDNRILGEGVLSRFGLRARYEWRAEPIGWSAGDVRQFTVSETVYIARDYRYFFWLFGMLGAYTLLLYTGSIPGLSSFAVLFAPSLLLPLLALALFAPLPALIFPRGLDETDTHLTIAESRFLPAPLLTILYGLLTLGLAAVYLNTHYVVNALAILLVVASLIAATYYETLTSWFVSGIPSLQLPATIEIHATIGIVSAMPAMFLLAGFFNSDPAAYRLAGVLSLAVTCVAAYTCRRERHLAMSRFRDTLTDPPTSPVFRAGVYLLSITVAALGIGLPLLAARYVSQRPGVNLPTTLLVASGALYLLAGLLYQVTSGIWGITTLFTVSRPTTPDAIDLPADVADAQLRLYPGNVNAFFATSTGRTGYIFIPEIAVEELPADQLAALIAHEDAHASKYTDGWLSFYAPLLASLCLVGRNVLFTALNYSGRELRADRYAATKTSPDTFTTAFQKIRQLRLNDRLSDDARAERERNTRRAAAALTPLLPDTTSPPSVGSWFELLYGDYHMGKAHPAPDERLTRLQEDDTSGDDDLSR
- a CDS encoding 26S protease regulatory subunit is translated as MSTDTQNTNTNPADDDGSLADTATTIETQIDQIEDVEQSSDLEATIQFYESLKQNLITIKDTEVATPHTDSRLEYVRDRLDDLYDVRETALNTDTDTEDDSEPSNSDESSENDPSPQTNSNTTDDSADSDTSGTFAPETPEIDFSDYIGRDDLKEDLQARVLGPYRDADRIEELGLETTSGVLLYGPPGTGKSYVARALGGEGDLSYIEVKIPDIKDRYVGGSEENIQELFATAREHAPCIICMDEVDALATSRGADNNSTGKDDMINTFLDEFEKSPRGVLVIGTTNRRDRVDEAFERGDRFETSFEVGLPERDDRIKLLKHFLTTPVDRPRNPGLRIDILANKTDGYSTSNIEQLVNEAAWDVYLNDQDRLSMENFEAAFDAISPVEYSRPGRD